The Podospora pseudocomata strain CBS 415.72m chromosome 3, whole genome shotgun sequence genome window below encodes:
- the BOS1 gene encoding Protein transport protein bos1 (COG:U; EggNog:ENOG503NWAT), whose translation MQNTTFNSALKQSTSLRKDLSSLSSPDADITPAILGSVSASLAALSRTIDEYNTLAKQELNKAKQEKAFERIKDFKQEISSYRALLDQLNKDREEREYVNHRGELLGRRPFAAQTPENPYTGATVSGVQTTSGYGHARTNSTVESGGGMGIGSGDVMRESHALREQAFFQHTNSALDDYIARGQAVLGDLGQQREILKNTQRKLYSVGNTLGISGDTIRMVERRAKQDKWIFWGGVMGFFLFCWLVLHYLR comes from the exons ATG CAGAACACAACCTTCAATAGCGCCCTCAAAcaatccacctccctccgAAAAGatctctcctccctctcttcccccgACGCCGACATTacccccgccatcctcggcTCCGTCAGCGCCAGCCTCGCGGCCCTCTCCCGAACGATAGACGAGTACAATACACTCGCCAAGCAGGagctcaacaaggccaagcaAGAGAAGGCCTTTGAGCGCATCAAGGACTTCAAGCAGGAAATCTCGTCGTACCGTGCCCTGCTCGACCAACTTAATAAGGACAGAGAAGAGCGGGAGTATGTGAACCACAGGGGGGagctgctggggaggaggcccTTTGCTGCGCAAACCCCCGAGAACCCATATACTGGCGCTACAGTGTCAGGTGTGCAGACTACTTCGGGGTATGGGCATGCGAGGACGAACAGCACGGTCGAGTCTGgcggtgggatggggatagGGAGCGGTGATGTTATGCGGGAGTCGCATGCGCTGAGGGAGCAGGCGTTTTTCCAGCACACGAACTCGGCGTTAGATGATTACATTGCCAGGGGCCAGGCTGTGTTGGGCGATCTGGGGCAGCAGAGGGAGATACTCAAAAACACGCAGCGGAAGCTGTATAGTGTTGGAAATACGCTCGGGATATCGGGGGATACCATTAGGATGGTAGAACGGAGGGCGAAGCAGGATAAGTGGATTTTCTGGGGAGGTGTCATGGgcttttttctgttttgctGGTTAGTGTTGCATTACCTGCGGTAG
- a CDS encoding hypothetical protein (COG:S; EggNog:ENOG503NW01) translates to MMGYKRKVLKTVVASKVRQVSLTNKQESGHIRQDFVTHTYKQNHNTKMSLPTHMRALHLPTISPDPQITLRTVPVPTVVPGSVLIRVLAAQVSQKVYDIYSGKVGFTLAPDMILGGGYAIGRVVQPGPDTTSLPVGKLVMIQSFLRARDNPDEIQAVWGTFDGGVPASREWIEKNWKNGSYAEYILAPLENVEPLDEERLCKPKGDGGLGYSVENLLQLPVQLVVLGGWKGIGLRAGERVIVAPATGQFGGAAVEVAVAMGAGQVIVMGRNMEILKQIQGLYPRGKIQIVPMSGDEDGDVQKLTSWGPVDAYLDISPAAATGSTHVGSCFKALRNYGRASLMGVLPEGLSVTYSMIVWKSLTVKGQYMYDRADAQQIVKMAESGVLRLGPETGVEVVGRFKLDEIDEAWAVASKNTQFGKLIALTP, encoded by the coding sequence ATGATGGGGTATAAAAGGAAGGTCCTCAAAACTGTTGTTGCGAGCAAGGTACGGCAGGTATCtctcaccaacaaacaagaGTCTGGACACATCAGACAAGACTTTGTCACTCATACGTACAAACAAaaccacaacaccaaaatgtccctcccaacccacatGCGcgccctccacctccccaccatctcccccgaTCCTCAAATCACCCTCCGcaccgtccccgtccccacCGTGGTCCCCGGCTCCGTCCTAATCCGcgtcctcgccgcccaggTTTCCCAAAAGGTCTACGACATCTACTCTGGAAAAGTAGGTTTCACCCTTGCCCCCGACATGATCCTCGGCGGGGGGTACGCCATCGGCCGCGTAGTCCAGCCCGGCCCggacaccacctccctccccgtcggCAAGCTCGTCATGATCCAGTCCTTTCTCCGGGCGAGGGACAACCCGGACGAGATCCAAGCTGTTTGGGGCACTTTTGACGGCGGAGTGCCCGCCAGCAGGGAGTGGATCGAGAAGAACTGGAAGAATGGCTCTTATGCCGAGTATATCCTTGCCCCGTTGGAGAACGTCGAGCcgttggatgaggagaggctTTGTAAGCCaaagggggatggtgggttggggtacAGTGTCGAGAATCTGTTGCAGTTGCCTGTGCAGCTTGTTGTgctgggggggtggaagggtaTCGGGCTGcgggcgggggagagggtgattgTTGCGCCGGCTACGGGCCAGTTTGGCGGTGCTGCGGTAGAGGTTGCTGTCGCGATGGGGGCCGGGCAGGTCATTGTAATGGGGAGAAATATGGAGATTCTGAAACAGATTCAGGGGTTGTATCCCAGGGGGAAGATCCAGATTGTCCCCATGTCTGGGGATGAAGACGGGGATGTGCAGAAGCTGACAAGCTGGGGGCCGGTGGATGCATACCTTGATATCAGTCCGGCTGCTGCAACAGGAAGCACCCATGTGGGTAGCTGCTTCAAGGCCTTAAGGAACTATGGGAGGGCCTCGCTTATGGGCGTGCTCCCAGAGGGTCTCTCGGTAACGTATTCCATGATTGTATGGAAGAGCTTGACGGTCAAGGGGCAATACATGTATGACAGGGCTGACGCCCAACAGATTGTCAAGATGGCCGAGTCTGGCGTGCTGAGGCTTGGACCGGAGACtggcgttgaggttgttggcagGTTCAAGTTGGATGAGATTGACGAGGCATGGGCGGTTGCTTCGAAGAACACCCAGTTTGGGAAGCTCATTGCCCTCACCCCTTGA
- the THI80 gene encoding thiamine pyrophosphokinase (COG:H; EggNog:ENOG503P2EK) → MAACIPQQKKASPIIEWNPTDIFRPPPSNAPPDYALLILNQPIHNHVGMVKRLWNNAIFHIAADGAANCLHDAAGIHSDPSFDDLDVIIGDLDSISQVARTYYETPPRRTNVIHYRDDYSTDFAKAVEHTRAKYRPSPKGKDIVVVGSLGGRVDHGISQLHHLYLFQRDPDYNEGKMYFFSGESLTFMLKAGRKHVIRVRDGPAGEKDVFAKWVGILPMKEPSYITTKGLEWDVTDWPTEFGGQMSTSNHILPETQVIEVEATKDVLFTMSLREI, encoded by the exons ATGGCTGCATGCATTCCCCAGCAAAAGAAGGCTTCGCCCATCATCGAATGGAACCCTACAGATATCTTCCGCCCTCCACCTAGTAACGCACCTCCCGACTAcgcccttctcatcctcaaccagccCATCCACAATCATGTCGGCATGGTCAAGAGACTATGGAATAATG CCATCTTTCATATAGCCGCCGACGGTGCCGCCAACTGCCTCCACGATGCGGCCGGCATTCATTCCGACCCCTCCTTTGACGACCTCGACGTTATCATCGGTGACCTGGATTCCATCAGCCAAGTGGCGCGCACCTACTACGAGACCCCTCCAAGACGCACCAACGTGATACACTACCGCGATGACTACTCGACCGATTTTGCCAAAGCAGTTGAGCACACCCGCGCGAAATATCGTCCCTCTCCCAAGGGGAAGgacatcgtcgtcgttggcaGCCTCGGGGGCAGAGTCGACCACGGCATATCCCAGCTTCACCACTTATATCTGTTTCAGCGGGACCCCGACTATAACGAAGGCAAGATGTACTTCTTCAGCGGCGAGTCTTTGACCTTCATGCTCAAAGCAGGCAGAAAGCACGTCATCCGGGTGAGGGACGGTCCGGCAGGGGAGAAGGACGTGTTTGCAAAGTGGGTAGGCATTCTGCCTATGAAAGAGCCGAGCTACATCACGACCAAGGGCCTGGAATGGGACGTGACGGATTGGCCGACGGAATTTGGGGGGCAGATgagcaccagcaaccacaTCCTGCCCGAGACCCAAGTCATCGAGGTAGAAGCAACTAAGGATGTGCTATTTACTATGTCGCTGAGGGAAATCTAG
- a CDS encoding hypothetical protein (EggNog:ENOG503NZ1R), producing MLSGGIPVETMIFYKPSIVLTAVLCADLAGAQDYVGPNFERCRKRVTSILEGKEEWNGINNVTVEQYIYRGAVRGMNSEYEQTSRDKFITITTEGCKVLCESPVDFYWHSDITTTLSIISNWILPIMALLSALPYDSLHRRTAGAPWWQTRIMGTLRALLNWLGSPETALTNTLFNIHQMHECLAETKSSGQGISGNSNLRSLKMDAYYVLSCIGQFNMPDLSSDEFLEPLVYALFRGFVHLNAGEAAAHAQSTTYPPAGTTPDQRERSEQAKVWTRELLQEMAFQLRMLRRRGIYPSLVNVFLFCVAYAMAVVLAFSDVGERTTAHALALGILVSWLPLLVLFSILDRNPMSADRSRKLMSRWLWNADAIRRWEKGSGIPASQTPPPVMPAGGPPASPDWWTWNKEENLRALQLPPGQTPLFGPFQQPVRFDPFIGEFVGQGRQMGYHGLAFSVVHSVYDSHGTDRRMRSIQEIVEHTRVRLDGPRPWAWWRMAIISLTIVWLFAGMAFMISYNTPTVGFACRSGSYTVYGLLTFGSWLLSLLPCYKHPDNWMRAVAHAFNGLALLTLILIIFASFSGIFNNCICKGGLAGYLDFESAEFYRNPNHFNVYKWWMAGAIVGALPITFSLLRAAWLLIQLKPLWQASEQHNPHVRNPGVDMIWLI from the exons ATGTTATCAGGAGGAATCCCGGTTG AGACCATGATCTTCTATAAACCGTCAATCGTTTTGACCGCAGTGCTCTGCGCCGACCTTGCCGGAGCTCAGGACTATGTCGGCCCAAACTTCGAAAGATGTCGAAAACGAGTCACCAGCATCttggagggaaaggaggaaTGGAACGGCATCAACAACGTGACCGTAGAGCAGTACATATACCGTGGTGCCGTTCGGGGGATGAACTCCGAGTATGAGCAAACTTCCAGAGATaagttcatcaccatcaccaccgaggGTTGCAAGGTGCTCTGTGAGAGCCCTGTCGACTTTTATTGGCACTCGGATATCACGACCACCCTCAGCATCATTTCCAACTGGATATTGCCTATCATGGCCTTGCTTTCCGCTCTTCCATACGATTCCTTGCACCGCAGGACGGCCGGGGCACCGTGGTGGCAGACCAGGATCATGGGGACCCTTCGCGCCCTGCTTAACTGGCTCGGGTCTCCCGAGACCGCCCTTACAAACACATTATTCAACATCCATCAGATGCACGAATGTTTAGCTGAAACCAAGTCATCAGGCCAAGGCATTTcgggcaacagcaacctgCGGTCACTCAAGATGGATGCCTATTACGTGCTCAGTTGCATAGGCCAGTTCAACATGCCCGATTTAAGCAGTGACGAGTTTTTGGAGCCCCTCGTCTACGCCTTATTTAGGGGCTTTGTACACTTGAATGCTGGAGAGGCAGCCGCTCATGCCCAATCCACGACGTACCCGCCAGCCGGCACTACACCAGATCAAAGGGAACGGTCGGAGCAAGCGAAGGTGTGGACGAGAGAACTTCTTCAAGAAATGGCGTTTCAACTCAGGATGCTCCGTCGTCGAGGAATCTACCCATCACTTGTCAATGTGTTCCTCTTCTGCGTCGCCTACGCCATGGCCGTCGTCCTGGCTTTTAGCGATGTTGGCGAAAGAACCACAGCTCACGCTTTGGCTCTAGGTATCCTAGTCAGctggctgccgctgcttgTCTTATTTTCCATTCTGGACCGGAATCCCATGTCGGCCGATCGGAGCAGGAAGTTGATGTCTCGATGGCTGTGGAACGCCGACGCAATCCGTCGGTGGGAGAAAGGTTCGGGAATCCCTGCTTCCCAGACTCCGCCGCCAGTCATGCCGGCGGGAGGTCCGCCTGCGTCACCGGACTGGTGGACATGGAACAAAGAAGAGAATTTGCGCGCGTTGCAGTTACCGCCCGGTCAAACGCCTCTATTTGGTCCCTTTCAGCAGCCGGTAAGATTCGACCCCTTCATTGGAGAGTTTGTTGGCCAAGGAAGACAAATGGGCTACCATGGTCTGGCTTTTTCTGTTGTGCACAGTGTCTATGACAGCCACGGAACCGATCGACGGATGAGGTCCATTCAGGAAATCGTGGAACATACGCGTGTCAGGCTCGATGGACCGCGGCCCTGggcgtggtggaggatggcaATCATTTCACTGACGATAGTTTGGCTCTTTGCCGGAATGGCATTTATGATCTCATACAACACTCCTACTGTCGGTTTCGCTTGTCGGTCTGGGTCCTACACAGTGTACGGCCTTCTTACCTTCGGTTCCTGGTTGTTGTCATTGCTGCCTTGTTACAAACACCCTGATAATTGGATGAGAGCCGTGGCCCATGCCTTCAATGGACTGGCGCTTCTCACCCTCATACTCATCATCTTCGCCTCCTTCAGCGGTATTTTCAACAACTGCATATGCAAGGGAGGGCTGGCTGGATACTTGGACTTTGAGAGTGCAGAGTTCTACCGGAACCCAAACCATTTCAACGTCTATAAATGGTGGATGGCCGGTGCTATTGTGGGTGCTTTGCCCATAACCTTCAGCTTGCTTAGGGCAGCTTGGTTGTTGATTCAACTGAAGCCTCTGTGGCAGGCTTCGGAGCAACACAACCCACATGTGCGCAACCCCGGAGTTGATATGATCTGGTTAATTTAG
- a CDS encoding hypothetical protein (COG:Q; EggNog:ENOG503NZJ7): MGASCCSSRTDIKNLHISPHYNDLPGPHRDSNLYRSTAKLARSRRNNHPLPRPQPDTLPPPQHNKLHRQLQQILDTVPQPTIPLWLTKPLLIQRLDVLQRGKDILGIRAILPVLLDPLPAGGHSAVKSAPNSLDLVRVVPRPEKGLDHDELADGEGGGVRAGLDYAADGVPPAEDHVGGKGETYFSRVDVVDLLGNLGGEDAD; the protein is encoded by the exons ATGGGTGCTTCCTGTTGCAGCAGCCGGACTGATATCAAG AATCTCCATATTTCTCCCCATTACAATGACCTGCCCGGCCCCCATCGCGACAGCAACCTCTACCGCAGCACCGCCAAACTGGCCCGTAGCCGGCGCAAcaatcaccctctcccccgcccgCAGCCCGAtacccttccacccccccagcACAACAAGCTGCACAGGCAACTGCAACAGATTCTCGACACTgtaccccaacccaccatccccctttGGCTTACAAagcctctcctcatccaacgGCTCGACGTTCTCCAACGGGGCAAGGATATACTCGGCATAAGAGCCATTCTTCCAGTTCTTCTCGATCCACTCCCTGCTGGCGGGCACTCCGCCGTCAAAAGTGCCCCAAACAGCTTGGATCTCGTCCGGGTTGTCCCTCGCCCGGAGAAAGGACTGGATCATGACGAGCTTGccgacggggagggaggtggtgtccGGGCCGGGCTGGACTACGCGGCCGATGGCGTACCCCCCGCCGAGGATCATGTCGGGGGCAAGGGTGAAACCTACTTTTCCAGAGTAGATGTCGTAGACCTTTTGGGAAAcctgggcggcgaggacgCGGATTAG
- a CDS encoding hypothetical protein (EggNog:ENOG503NW8Y; MEROPS:MER0011907; COG:S), giving the protein MAPCKHANLLLDVSPNATQAGFARPPAVKRRAAASLASRIEPDTADEEEAQNLAGTFPGPLVLPDDLLSVYPKDPDSGQTVKVWQRSKHRNRLNAGTPNTIHVAAPPSYSPKMKHMREWIVPLTATEGEEDVSPPKPKDLTDYLSAYYHPLPVTRTPNLTWVPWEDDDRPPNATKDENRYIGLKQGQNITRIRTRPCPDGAYERQLNLGDILDGLLHMVKEIHPRYALVMMLHHDLYEDETDDFCCGRAYGGSRVSVVTSSRYHPGLDWYQEIERAHMWPASHCGNFVRRKCGIRSGAGVKRRKVMMVEGDGAGEGKGGGTAMRAAVDAYVAAPAPEKDLAGLWFGRTALTASHELGHCFCLGHCNYYACAMQGTAGIVEDVRQPPYLCPVCLEKVISGFLEVKEYANIGRERLILQRYKKLHEFCTSKTRAGVKMFAGYGAWLGKRIEALKAEEEGGEGQL; this is encoded by the coding sequence ATGGCCCCGTGCAAACATGCAAACCTGTTGCTCGATGTATCGCCAAACGCGACCCAGGCTGGATTCGCGCGCCCACCGGCCGTCAAGagaagagcagcagcatcccTTGCCAGCCGCATAGAACCAGACACggctgatgaagaagaagcccaaaATCTCGCTGGCACCTTTCCAGGTCCCTTGGTCCTCCCAGATGACCTGCTGTCCGTCTACCCCAAAGACCCCGACTCTGGGCAGACAGTCAAGGTCTGGCAAAGGTCCAAACACCGCAACCGCCTCAACGCcggcacccccaacaccatccatgTTGCTGCACCACCCTCCTACTCCCCCAAGATGAAGCACATGAGGGAGTGGATCGTCCCCCTCACCGCCAccgagggggaagaagacgtCAGCCCCCCGAAACCAAAAGACCTAACCGATTACCTCTCCGCCTActaccaccctctccccgtGACCCGAACCCCCAATCTCACCTGGGTCCCttgggaagatgatgatcGCCCACCAAACGCTACAAAGGACGAAAATAGGTACATCGGCCTCAAGCAAGGTCAGAACATCACCCGGATCCGCACCCGCCCCTGCCCCGATGGCGCCTACGAGCGGCAGCTGAACCTGGGCGACATTTTGGACGGGCTGTTGCACATGGTCAAAGAGATCCACCCCCGGTACGCGCTTGTGATGATGCTTCATCACGATCTGTACGAGGACGAGACGGACGATTTCTGCTGCGGGAGGGCGTACGGCGGGAGCAGGGTGTCGGTTGTGACGTCGAGTAGGTATCATCCTGGGCTGGACTGGTACCAGGAGATTGAACGGGCGCACATGTGGCCTGCGAGTCACTGTGGGAATTttgtgaggaggaagtgTGGGATACGGTCTGGAgcgggggtgaagaggaggaaggtgatgatggttgagggggacggtgctggggagggcaaggggggggggacggCCATGAGGGCGGCCGTGGATGCGTATGTTGCTGCGCCGGCGCCCGAGAAGGACTTGGCGGGGTTGTGGTTTGGGAGGACGGCGCTGACGGCTTCGCACGAGCTGGGgcattgtttttgtttggggCATTGCAATTACTATGCTTGCGCCATGCAGGGGACAGCGGGGATCGTGGAGGATGTGAGGCAGCCGCCGTATTTGTGTCCGGTTTGTTTGGAGAAGGTGATTTCGGGGTTcttggaggtgaaggagtaTGCAAACattgggagggagaggttgataCTACAGAGGTATAAGAAGCTGCATGAGTTTTGCACCAGTAAGACAAGGGCGGGGGTCAAGATGTTTGCGGGTTATGGAGCCTGGTTGGGTAAGAGGATCGAGGCACTCaaagccgaggaggaggggggcgaggggcAGCTGTAG